AGGAAGCCCTGCCGCGCCTCGACGGGCGTCTCGACCGCCGGATCGGCATCGCTGTGATCGTCGGCGCGCATCGGCGGCACCGGATCACCACCGCGAAGCTGCTCGACATCCTGCGGCGGCACTCTGGGTCGGGTATCGACCGTCATGACCGTCTCCCTGCGTTCAGCCGGACAGAAGACCGGCACCGCAACGGAAACGCCCGCGCATCAACAGTGTTCCTGCCAGCGCCCGAAAGAAAACGGGCGGCAGCCTTACAGCCACCGCCCGAAAACAGAAAGGACCTTTGATATCAGATTGTTGCAAGTCATTCCGGAATCAGATCCGGAACGACTTGAATCAATCCGGCAAGCCCGCGCCTTTGACGTCATTCTCGGGCGCCGCGACGCGGCAATCCGAGAACCTCCTGTCGAAAAGGGCGCCCTTCCTTCACAAGATGCTCGGGTCAAGCCCGAGCATCACGGAGTGTGAAAGGCCTCGGTTCTCGCCTTGTCGACCAGGGCCTTGGCCTTGATCCCAAAGGCCCGGCGGAAGCCGGGCCGTCGCGGAACAAAAGATCCTGGATCAACCCTCAGTTCTTGGTCTTGTCGACCAGCGCCTTGGCCTTGATCCAGGGCATCATGTCGCGGAGCTTGGCGCCGACTTCCTCGATCGGATGGGCGGCGTAGCGAGCGCGGGTCGCCTTGAACGAGGTCTGGTTGACCTTGTTCTCGAGCATCCAGTCGCGGGTGAACTTGCCCGACTGGATGTCGGTCAGCACGCGCTTCATCTCGGCCTTGGTCTCGGCGGTGATGATCCGCGGGCCGGTGACGTACTCGCCGAACTCGGCGGTGTTCGAGATCGAGTAGTTCATGTTGGCGATGCCGCCCTCATAGATGAGGTCGACGATCAGCTTCACTTCATGAAGGCACTCGAAATAGGCCATCTCGGGGGCGTAGCCGGCCTCGGTCAGCGTCTCGTAGCCGGCCTTGATCAGCTCGACCAGGCCGCCGCAGAGCACGACCTGCTCGCCGAAGAGATCGGTCTCGCACTCTTCCTTGAAGGTCGTCTCGATGATGCCGGCGCGGCCGCCGCCATTGGCCGAGGCATAGGACAGGCCGAGGTCATGGGCGTTGCCGGTCGCGTCCTGGTGGATCGCGATCAGGGTCGGCACGCCGCCGCCGCGCTGATACTCGGAACGGACGGTGTGGCCAGGGCCCTTCGGGGCGACCATCAGCACGTCGAGGTCCTTGCGCGGCTCGATCAGGTTGAAATGGACGTTGAGGCCGTGCGCGAACAGGAGGGCAGCGCCTTCCTTCATGTTGCCGTGCAGCTCGTCGCGATAGATGTCGCCCTGCAGCTCGTCCGGGGTCAGCATCATCATGATGTCCGAGACCTTGGCGGCCTCCGACGGGGTCATCACCTTGAAGCCGGCTTCCTCGGCCTTCTTGCGCGTGGCCGAGCCGGCCTTGAGCGCGATGATGATCTCCTTGACGCCGGAATCGCGCAGGTTGAGCGCATGGGCGTGGCCCTGCGAGCCGTAGCCCACGATGCAGACCTTCTTGCCCTTGATCAGGTTGATGTCGGCATCACGATCGTAATAAACGCGCATGGGTGTCTCCTTTGTCACGCGTTGGACTTGTCCCGGCCCGGATCGTTCTGTGCCGTGCCGTAGAGGGTGAAGAACTGCTCGGCCGCGCGCTCCGCGTCGCCCGTGATCTCGGCCTTGCTCAAGGTCAGCGTATCGCCGAGCAGGAGCCGGATCTGGACGTCGCGGCCGGCGAGGCCGAAGAAGGTGCGGAACGCTGTCTCGGTATCGTCGAAGGCCAGGAGCCCCGCCTCGCGGCCCGCATCGAGCACGGGTTTCAGCCGCTCGCCGATGGCGAAGCGACCATTCGCCAGCACGATCGAGCCGAGATTGCCGTCGCGTGAGGCCGCCTGGCTGATGCCGATGCGGTTGAGCGCGATCGAGGTCGGACTGGCGATGACTTCGAGCCAGTTCGCGGCGAAGCGCTTCAGGCTCTCGCGCAGCGCGCCGGCATCGAGCGTCTGGCGGTCGAAATTGCCCGCCCTCACCTTCGAGGCCTGCCACTGCACCGTCGCGGTCAGAAGGCCGTCGCGATCACCGAACCATTTGTAGAGCGTTTCCTTGGAGCAGCTCGCACGCCGCGCCACCGCGGTCATGGTGAGGCCACTGCCCTTCTCGACCATCAGGCTCAGCACGGCATCGAGCACGGCTTGCTGGCGCGCGGTCAGCGCCTCGCCTTGCGTCTCTGCGGCAGCCTGCGTCATGGTCGGCGGAAATCTCCAGTACCGTACGTTACGGTTCAGGCATCTAGCGCAGCCACAGATCGCGGGCAAGCGTTATTCGGGGTGGCGGCGCGCCAGAGAAGAATTATCTCCGGAGTTCGATGGCCTGATGAACGGAGAGACCTATGACCTTGCCCACCGCCGCCGATATCGTCGCTTTCTGGCGCCAGGCCGGGCCTGAGAAATGGTTCGCCAAGGACGAGGCCTTCGATGCCGAGATTATCAGGCGCTTCCTGCCCGCGCATGAAGCCGCGGCGGCGGGCGAGCTCGCCGATTGGGAGGAAACGCCCGAGGGCGTCTATGCCCTGCTGATCCTGCTCGACCAGTTCCCGCGCAACATGTTCCGCGACAGTCCGCGTGCCTTCGCCACGGATGCCCAGGCCCTTACCATCGCGGGGCACGCCATCGCAGGCGGATTCGACGAAGCCTATCAGGCACCCGAGAAGCGCTTCTTCTACATGCCCTTCATGCACTCCGAGAAGCTGGCGGATCAGGAGCGCTGCATCGCGCTCTGCGCCGCGGCCGATGACCCCGAAGGGGTCAGATATGCGGAGGTCCATCGCGACATCATCCGCGATTTCGGCCGCTTCCCGCATCGCAATCCGGTGCTGGGGCGCGATACCACGGCCGAGGAAAGGAGCTTCCTGACCGAGGGCGGTTTCGCAGGCTGAAGCTCATTCAATCAGCCCGGGAAACAACCCGTCATCCCTGGCTTGGCCCGGGATCCATCGTGGGGCGCCGCGCTCTGCAATGGATCCCGGATCGGCGCCGCTTCGCGGCTTGTCCGGGATGACGGCGGGTTTCCCGATCTTATCCTGTCAACCCTGCTGGCTCGCCATACGCTGCAGGAAGATCGCCGCGATCGTCAGAAGGAAACCGACCCACCATAGTGGCGAGCGCAGACTCGAACCGCTGCCGAGCGGCTCAGCCTTGGCCCGGCCGGACAGGCGCAACAGCACCGGGCCGGCGAGGCAGAGAAAGCCGACGACGCCGAGCCCGAGCGCGATCAGGCTGAGCTGGTCGGGCCTCAGCGCCATCATCACATCGCCTCCGGCCCGCGGCTCATCGCCGCGATGCCGGTGCGCGAAACTTCCGTGAGGCCGACCACCGTCATCATCTTGATGAAGCGCTCGATCTCCTCGGTCGAGCCTGTCAATTCGAACACGAAGGAGGTCAAAGAGGCATCGAGCGTCCGCGCGCCGAAGGCCGAAGCCAGCCGCATCGCCTCGACGCGATGCTCGCCCTTGCCGACCACCTTGATCAGCGCGAGCTCGCGCTCCAGCGCCTCGCCCTGCTCGGTCAGGTCGACGACCCGGTGCACCGGCACCAGACGGTCGAGATGCGCCTTGATCTGGTCGATCACATTGGCGGTGCCCGAGGTCACGACCGTGATGCGCGAGATGTGCTTGTCATGCTCGGTCTCGGAAACGGTGAGGCTCTCGATGTTGTAGCCGCGCCCCGAGAACAGCCCGGCGATGCGGGCAAGAACGCCCGGTTCGTTGTCGACGATCACCGCCAGCGTATGGCGGGCGACCGGCTGGGACTTCGGAGCGTTCGGGTAATGGCTGGCGGGCTTCGACATGACGGACCTGCAGGCGGGTTGGAGCGAAAGATTGGCGGAGAGTAAGATTCAGGACTGGCGCAGATCGACGAGGGCGGACTCGTCCACCTCGTCATGGGCTACGATCCAGGGCTCGTCGAGCGCGGCCGCGAGCCATTCGCGATAGGCCGGCAGCGCTAGCACAGCGCGCATGTAGTCCTGCGAAACCGGATCGATGGCGATGCCATAGGTGTCGAGGCGGGTGACGACCGGCGCGTACATCGCGTCCGCCGCCGAGAAGGCGCCATAGAGGAAAGGCCCCTCGCCTGCCCCGCCGAAACGCTCGCGCGCCTGCCGCCAGATGCCGGTGATCCGCTCGACATCGCGGGCCACATCCGCGCCGCGATCACGCGCCGCATAACGCTTGCCGAGGTTCATCGGGCAGGCGCCGCGCAGCGCCGTGAAGCCCGCATGCATCTCGCTGCAGGCGGCGCGGGCCTGGGCGCGGGCGGCGGGGTCGCTCGGCCAGATGCCTGCATCGGGATGCGTCTCATGGAGATACTCGATGATCGCCAGCGTCTCCCAGACCGCGAGATCGCCATCGATCAGCGTCGGCACGGTGCCGCCGCTGCCCGGCGCCTCAGCGAAGACGGTCTGCTTGAAGCCGGGCTCGTCGAGCAGGACGAGCTTCTCCGAAAAGGCGATGCTCTTGACGCGCATTAGCAGCCAGGCCCGGAGCGACCAGGACGAATAGCACTTGTTGCCGATCAGCAGCTTCATGCGGCGACGCTCTCGGTTTCGCCGACGAAATCAAGCGCCGCAGCGACATGCAGCGCGGTGGTGTCGAAGACGGGCATCGCGAAATCCGCCTGCGAGACCAGAAGCCCGATCTCCGTGCAGCCGAGGATGACGCCGTCGGCGCCCTCCTCCCGCGCCGCACGCTCGACGATGGCGCGATAGCGCTCGCGCGAATCCGGCTCGACGCGACCGCGGCACAATTCCTCGTAGATCACGCGATGCACCTCGTCGCGCTCCTGCGGCTGCGGCACCAGCGCCTCGACGCCGAAGGCCTTCAGCCGGTCGCGATAGAAGCTCTGCTCCATGGTGAAGCGCGTCGCCAGCAATAGCGGCCGGCGCGCGCCGGAGGCGAGGATTGCCCGCGCCGTCACATCGGCCAGGTGCAGGAAGGGTAGCTTGGTCGCGGCGGTGATCTGGTCCGCCACCTTGTGCATGGTGTTGGTGCAGAGCACGAGGCAGGAGGCACCGGCGCGCTCCAGCCGCCGCCCGCTCTCGGCCAGCGCCGCACCGGCTGCCGCCCAATCGCCCTGCGCTTGCATCTCGGCGATGCCAGCGAAATCGACCGAATGCAGCAGGACATCGGCCGAGTGCAGCCCACCCGAGCGCGCCCGCACGACTTCATTGAGCAGCCGGTAGTAGACCGCGGTCGATTCCCAGCTCATGCCGCCGATCAGGCCAATGGTATTCATGCTGTTCCCCTTGCCGTGCCGCCAGCGTCATTCTCGGGCGGAGCAGAGCTTCGACCCGAGAATCTCTTTCAGAGCGAAACGCCCTTCGTCCTGAGATGCTCGGGTCAAGCCCGAGCATGACGATGCCTCGTCAAACGAGCTGCTTGCCCTTGGCGTCGATGATCTGGCCGGTATCGCCTTCGAAATCGGGCAGGATCATCTCGTTATGCGCCTTGCCCGATGGGATCATCGGGAAGCAGTTCTCTTCCTTGGCGACGACGCAATCGAAGATCACCGGCTTCGGCGTATCGATCATCTCCATGATCGCGGCGTCGAGTTTGGCCGGGTCGTCGCAACGAATGCCATGGCCGCCATAGGCCTCGGCAAGCTTCACGAAGTCCGGCAGCGACTGCGAATAGCTCTCCGAATAGCGCCCGCCATGCAGCAGTTCCTGCCACTGGCGCACCATGCCCATGTATTCGTTGTTGAGGATGAAGATCTTCACCGGCAGCCGGTACTGCACCGCCGTCGACATCTCCTGCATGTTCATCAGAATCGAGGCTTCGCCCGCGATGTCGATGACCAGCGCCTTCGGGTGCTTCATCTGCACGCCGATCGCCGCCGGCAGGCCATAGCCCATGGTGCCGAGCCCACCGGAGGTCATCCAGCGGTTCGGCTCCTGGAAGTGGAAGTGCTGCGCCGCCCACATCTGGTGCTGGCCGACCTCGGTCGTGATGAAGGGATCGCGGTCCTTGGTCAGCTGGTAGAGCCGCTCGATGGCGTATTGCGGCTTGATCACCGTGTCGGACTGCTTGTAGGCGAGGCTCTTGCGGCCGCGCCAGCCCTCGATCTGCGTCCACCAGGCGGCGAGCGCGGTCTTGTCGACCTGCGCACCGGTCTCACGCCAGATCCGGACCATATCCTCCAGCACATGGGCGCAGTCGCCGACGATGCCGATATCGATCTTGACCGTCTTGTTGATCGAGGACGGGTCGATGTCGATGTGGATCTTCTTCGAGCGCGGCGAGAAGCCGTCGATCCGCCCGGTGATGCGATCGTCGAAGCGCGCGCCGATATTGATCATGACGTCGCAGTCATGCATCGCCAGATTGGCCTCGTAGGTACCGTGCATGCCGAGCATCCCGAGCCACTGCTTGTCCGCAGCCGGGAAGGCGCCGAGCCCCATCAGCGTCGAGGTGACCGGGAAGCCCGTCAGCCGCGCCAGCTCACGCAGCAGCGCCGAGGCGTGCGGACCAGAGTTGATCACGCCGCCGCCGGTGTAGAAAACCGGCTTCTTGGCGCCGGCGATCAGCTCGACCGCGGCCTTGATCTTGTTCAGGTCGCCCTTGACCACCGGGCGATAGGTCTTGTGCTGGTTGTCGCGCGGGCGGGTATAGGTGCCGGTGGCGAACTGGATGTCCTTCGGGATGTCAATGACGACGGGACCGGGCCGGCCATTGGCCGCGACGTAGAACGCCTCGTGCAGGACACGCGGCAGGTCGTGGATGCTCTTCACCAGGTAGTTGTGCTTGGTGCAGGAGCGGGTGATGCCGACCGTGTCGCATTCCTGGAAGGCGTCCGAGCCGATCAGATGCGTCGGAACCTGGCCGGTGATGACGACGAGCGGGATCGAGTCGAGCAGCGCGTCGGTCAGGCCCGTGACCGCGTTCGTCGCGCCAGGGCCGGAGGTCACGAGCACGCAGCCGACCTTGCCGGCGGTCGAGCGGGCATAGCCTTCGGCGGCATGGACGGCGCCCTGCTCGTGGCGGACGAGCACATGCTTGACCTTGTCCTGCTGGAAGATCGCATCGTAGATCGGGAGTACGGCCCCGCCGGGATAACCGAACAGGTGCTCGACACCCTGGTCCTGAAGCGCGCGGACGACCATCTCGGCGCCGGTCATCATCTCGCTCATAACGCTCTCCTGAGGCTGATCTACTGGTCTGTCTGGGGATTTAGGCAATAAAAAAGGCCCTCGGAGGGGCCTGGGCGTGCGCTGGCGTCGGGGACGCCCGGTTGTTAAACCGGCCCCTACCAGCGCACCTGTACGATAATAAGCTTGCGCATCGCGCGTTCGATCCTTGGCGGAAGTTGCGGAACGCTAGCGGAGAGCGCCCAGCCGGTCAAGCGCCAACCAACATGGTTACCGGTCGGTCTGCGGCGCACCCGAAAATCAGGTGCCGTAACGGAACGATTTCTCAATCCGCCGTCCCTAGGATTCGCGGCGCTCGAACCGGGACGGACATGTACTACGAAGTCCATAGCGAGAATATCGCGGCGC
Above is a genomic segment from Bosea sp. NBC_00550 containing:
- a CDS encoding acetolactate synthase 3 large subunit; the encoded protein is MSEMMTGAEMVVRALQDQGVEHLFGYPGGAVLPIYDAIFQQDKVKHVLVRHEQGAVHAAEGYARSTAGKVGCVLVTSGPGATNAVTGLTDALLDSIPLVVITGQVPTHLIGSDAFQECDTVGITRSCTKHNYLVKSIHDLPRVLHEAFYVAANGRPGPVVIDIPKDIQFATGTYTRPRDNQHKTYRPVVKGDLNKIKAAVELIAGAKKPVFYTGGGVINSGPHASALLRELARLTGFPVTSTLMGLGAFPAADKQWLGMLGMHGTYEANLAMHDCDVMINIGARFDDRITGRIDGFSPRSKKIHIDIDPSSINKTVKIDIGIVGDCAHVLEDMVRIWRETGAQVDKTALAAWWTQIEGWRGRKSLAYKQSDTVIKPQYAIERLYQLTKDRDPFITTEVGQHQMWAAQHFHFQEPNRWMTSGGLGTMGYGLPAAIGVQMKHPKALVIDIAGEASILMNMQEMSTAVQYRLPVKIFILNNEYMGMVRQWQELLHGGRYSESYSQSLPDFVKLAEAYGGHGIRCDDPAKLDAAIMEMIDTPKPVIFDCVVAKEENCFPMIPSGKAHNEMILPDFEGDTGQIIDAKGKQLV
- a CDS encoding DUF924 family protein; this encodes MTLPTAADIVAFWRQAGPEKWFAKDEAFDAEIIRRFLPAHEAAAAGELADWEETPEGVYALLILLDQFPRNMFRDSPRAFATDAQALTIAGHAIAGGFDEAYQAPEKRFFYMPFMHSEKLADQERCIALCAAADDPEGVRYAEVHRDIIRDFGRFPHRNPVLGRDTTAEERSFLTEGGFAG
- the ilvN gene encoding acetolactate synthase small subunit, which encodes MSKPASHYPNAPKSQPVARHTLAVIVDNEPGVLARIAGLFSGRGYNIESLTVSETEHDKHISRITVVTSGTANVIDQIKAHLDRLVPVHRVVDLTEQGEALERELALIKVVGKGEHRVEAMRLASAFGARTLDASLTSFVFELTGSTEEIERFIKMMTVVGLTEVSRTGIAAMSRGPEAM
- a CDS encoding aspartate/glutamate racemase family protein, with the translated sequence MNTIGLIGGMSWESTAVYYRLLNEVVRARSGGLHSADVLLHSVDFAGIAEMQAQGDWAAAGAALAESGRRLERAGASCLVLCTNTMHKVADQITAATKLPFLHLADVTARAILASGARRPLLLATRFTMEQSFYRDRLKAFGVEALVPQPQERDEVHRVIYEELCRGRVEPDSRERYRAIVERAAREEGADGVILGCTEIGLLVSQADFAMPVFDTTALHVAAALDFVGETESVAA
- a CDS encoding TetR/AcrR family transcriptional regulator C-terminal domain-containing protein, which gives rise to MTQAAAETQGEALTARQQAVLDAVLSLMVEKGSGLTMTAVARRASCSKETLYKWFGDRDGLLTATVQWQASKVRAGNFDRQTLDAGALRESLKRFAANWLEVIASPTSIALNRIGISQAASRDGNLGSIVLANGRFAIGERLKPVLDAGREAGLLAFDDTETAFRTFFGLAGRDVQIRLLLGDTLTLSKAEITGDAERAAEQFFTLYGTAQNDPGRDKSNA
- the ilvC gene encoding ketol-acid reductoisomerase translates to MRVYYDRDADINLIKGKKVCIVGYGSQGHAHALNLRDSGVKEIIIALKAGSATRKKAEEAGFKVMTPSEAAKVSDIMMMLTPDELQGDIYRDELHGNMKEGAALLFAHGLNVHFNLIEPRKDLDVLMVAPKGPGHTVRSEYQRGGGVPTLIAIHQDATGNAHDLGLSYASANGGGRAGIIETTFKEECETDLFGEQVVLCGGLVELIKAGYETLTEAGYAPEMAYFECLHEVKLIVDLIYEGGIANMNYSISNTAEFGEYVTGPRIITAETKAEMKRVLTDIQSGKFTRDWMLENKVNQTSFKATRARYAAHPIEEVGAKLRDMMPWIKAKALVDKTKN
- a CDS encoding glutathione S-transferase, which encodes MKLLIGNKCYSSWSLRAWLLMRVKSIAFSEKLVLLDEPGFKQTVFAEAPGSGGTVPTLIDGDLAVWETLAIIEYLHETHPDAGIWPSDPAARAQARAACSEMHAGFTALRGACPMNLGKRYAARDRGADVARDVERITGIWRQARERFGGAGEGPFLYGAFSAADAMYAPVVTRLDTYGIAIDPVSQDYMRAVLALPAYREWLAAALDEPWIVAHDEVDESALVDLRQS